A stretch of Mya arenaria isolate MELC-2E11 chromosome 14, ASM2691426v1 DNA encodes these proteins:
- the LOC128216366 gene encoding uncharacterized protein K02A2.6-like, protein MMNRYESVFSDGIGHAKGFSAKLTLKDDATPKFMKARSVPFSMKPKIEKELDNLERQGIITKVNTSEWAIPIVPVLKSTGDVRTCGDFKVTVNQALKVDKYPLPHVDDIFANLSQGQKFTKLDLRQAYLHLEVDDDSKELLTINTHRGLYRYNRSVYGISSLPAIWQRTMDTILKGIPGVQCILDDMIVTGETLKKCYHA, encoded by the coding sequence ATGATGAATAGATATGAGTCTGTATTCAGCGACGGTATTGGTCACGCTAAAGGCTTCAGTGCGAAATTAACGCTGAAAGACGATGCCACACCAAAGTTCATGAAGGCAAGGTCGGTTCCGTTTTCAATGAAACCAAAAATCGAGAAAGAACTTGACAACCTTGAAAGACAAGGGATAATAACGAAAGTAAATACCAGCGAATGGGCTATACCAATCGTACCAGTTTTGAAATCAACGGGAGATGTCAGGACTTGCGGAGATTTCAAGGTCACGGTCAACCAGGCGCTGAAGGTTGACAAGTATCCACTTCCACATGTTGATGACATTTTCGCTAATCTGTCACAGGGACAAAAATTCACGAAACTGGATTTACGCCAGGCGTACCTACACTTGGAGGTCGACGACGACAGCAAGGAGTTACTGACAATCAATACACATCGGGGACTATACCGCTATAACCGGTCTGTGTATGGAATTTCCTCACTTCCAGCGATATGGCAGCGCACAATGGACACAATACTTAAGGGAATTCCGGGAGTACAGTGTATACTGGATGACATGATTGTCACAGGGGAAACCTTGAAAAAGTGTTATCACGCTTGA
- the LOC128216364 gene encoding uncharacterized protein LOC128216364 has protein sequence MATADVLDDYLPKKDDGLHCEPCLSDGQTRNSKGFCIECNEYLCHLCLDAHRKLRVLKSHHVKRGEDIPKKKPNKQAPYPADSNCHVHTDSKITSFCKSHQQLCCDQCVILGHKVCTDVKAIADYSQEFVNSEDYKTAFQMLKGLQSAYTAKKKEANMNLEEVDRYYHKAMETFKSELDKIKISDIRTLKAVVSTYDSVLGQLGSWLQSIDTYKNNNQDNELAILVLRSIRDVDTIKDNIQRLCSDDSIVRYGFVPDKTSLLRLIKAPFLVQTITVKDESDENTCQIRDIALLQDNLVLLADYNNLKLKIFDTGTSTLVSNVKLQFKPWQMSVTEHGEVYVALNGQPKILHLKSPATDLTDFREINIDGKCNAVECFNKTLKVQCAAPAKTIEVDGDGRLLRVINNDLSKETTENGEPFVTNPQCSTQDPGTGSMYISCNGKFSITEITSDGNVKLFVKSDKLVNPYGLCMGTDGSIIVCSNNKKDVVRVKKNGDIQSVLPQPLNFYPLAVALDKRTERLFIGGICDNLFEFQI, from the coding sequence ATGGCAACCGCGGATGTCTTAGATGATTATTTACCAAAGAAGGACGACGGCCTACATTGTGAACCATGCTTAAGTGATGGACAAACACGGAATTCTAAAGGATTTTGCATTGAGTGCAATGAATATCTGTGTCATTTATGTCTAGATGCGCACAGGAAACTACGTGTGTTGAAAAGCCATCATGTTAAAAGAGGAGAGGACATTCCAAAAAAGAAGCCAAATAAACAAGCTCCGTATCCCGCTGATAGCAACTGTCATGTACACACTGACAGTAAAATAACATCGTTCTGTAAATCACATCAGCAATTATGTTGTGACCAGTGTGTGATTCTTGGGCATAAAGTTTGCACTGATGTTAAGGCCATCGCAGATTATTCCCAAGAATTCGTAAACAGCGAAGACTATAAAACGGCTTTTCAGATGCTTAAGGGCTTACAATCCGCATACACCGCGAAAAAGAAAGAGGCAAACATGAATCTTGAGGAAGTTGATCGTTATTACCACAAGGCAATGGAGACGTTTAAATCTGAACTTGACAAAATCAAGATATCAGATATAAGAACGTTGAAGGCGGTAGTCTCTACATATGACAGTGTTCTTGGTCAGCTTGGTTCCTGGCTCCAAAGTATCGACAcgtataaaaacaacaatcagGACAATGAACTCGCCATCTTGGTGTTGAGGTCAATAAGAGATGTGGATACGATCAAAGATAATATTCAAAGGTTATGTAGCGACGACAGTATTGTCAGATATGGCTTCGTGCCAGATAAAACATCACTGCTTCGTCTAATCAAAGCACCCTTTCTTGTTCAGACGATTACTGTAAAGGATGAAAGTGACGAAAACACATGTCAAATCAGAGACATTGCGTTGTTACAAGATAACCTGGTCTTATTAGCGGACTACAACAATTTAAAACTAAAGATATTCGATACTGGCACTTCTACTCTTGTTTCAAACGTCAAATTACAATTCAAACCATGGCAGATGTCAGTAACAGAGCACGGTGAAGTATACGTAGCTCTTAATGGCCAACCTAAAATACTCCACCTGAAGTCTCCCGCAACAGACCTCACCGATTTCCGGGAGATAAACATAGACGGAAAATGTAACGCCGTAGAATGTTTCAACAAAACCCTGAAAGTTCAGTGTGCGGCTCCTGCCAAAACTATAGAAGTAGATGGAGATGGAAGGCTCCTCAGGGTTATTAACAACGACTTAAGTAAGGAAACCACCGAGAATGGAGAACCGTTTGTCACTAATCCACAATGTTCAACACAAGATCCAGGTACTGGGTCGATGTACATATCATGTAATGGCAAATTTTCAATAACAGAAATAACAAGTGATGGCAATGTAAAGTTATTTGTGAAGTCAGACAAGCTGGTTAATCCCTATGGTCTGTGTATGGGCACTGATGGTTCAATTATCGTGTGTAGCAACAATAAGAAGGACGTGGTTAGGGTCAAGAAAAACGGAGACATCCAGAGTGTTTTACCACAACCTCTGAACTTTTACCCTTTGGCAGTTGCACTTGATAAACGTACAGAGCGATTGTTTATCGGTGGAATTTGTGATAATCTTTTTGAGTTCCAAATCTAA